The Kribbella amoyensis genomic sequence GGCCAAGAACGGCTGGGAGCTCCGGCCGTACCAGCAGCAGGCCACCGACGCCTTCTGGCACGGTGGATCCGGCGTCGTCGTCCTGCCGTGTGGCGCCGGCAAGACGATCGTCGGCGCGGCCGCGATGGCCGAGGCGTCCGCGACCACCTTGATCCTGGTCACGAACACGGTGTCCGCCCGGCAGTGGAAGGACGAGCTGCTCCGCCGGACCTCGCTGACCGAGGACGAGATCGGCGAGTACTCCGGGGCGCGCAAGGAGATCCGGCCGGTCACCATCGCGACGTACCAGGTGATGACGACGCGGCGCAAAGGCGTGTACACGCACCTGGAGCTGTTCGACGCCCGGGACTGGGGCCTGATCCTGTACGACGAGGTGCACCTGCTGCCGGCCCCGATCTTCCGGATGACCGCGGACCTGCAGACCCGGCGGCGGCTCGGGCTGACCGCGACCCTGGTCCGCGAGGACGGCCGCGAGGGCGACGTGTTCTCGCTGATCGGGCCGAAGCGGTACGACGCCCCGTGGAAGGACATCGAGGCGCAGGGCTGGATCGCGCCGGCCGACTGCGTCGAGGTCCGGGTCGACCTGGAGCAGAGCGAGCGGTTCGTCTACGCGACCGCGGAGCCCGAGGACCGGTACCGGCTGGCCGCGTCGACCCCGGCCAAGTCCAAGCTGGTCCGCCGGATCGCCGAGCACCACGCCGGTGAGCCGCTGCTGGTGATCGGCCAGTACATCGACCAGCTGGACGAGCTCGGCGAGCGGCTGGAGTGCCCGGTGATCAAGGGCGAGACCACGGTGAAGGAGCGGCAGCGGTTGTTCGACGCGTTCCGGTCCGGCGAGATCAACCGGCTGGTGGTCAGCAAGGTGGCGAACTTCTCCATCGACCTGCCCGAGGCGTCGGTCGCGATCCAGGTCTCCGGCACGTTCGGCTCCCGCCAGGAGGAGGCCCAGCGGCTCGGCCGGGTGCTCCGCCCGAAGGGTGACGGCCGGACCGCGCGGTTCTACTCGATCGTCGCCCGCGACACCGTCGACGCCGAGTTCGCCGCGCACCGCCAGCGCTTCCTCGCCGAACAGGGCTACGCCTACACCATCGTCGACGCCGAAAACCTCTTCGCCTGACCACGCCGGCCGTTGCGTTTCGTGGGTCAACCCACCCCCTCGACGGTTGGCCCCCGGAATTGCGGGCGTGCGCGCCCTCGCCGCTTCATGGGTTAACCCATGAAGCGAAGGGTTGGCCCATGGAATTTCGGTGGGCCAACCCCGCATCTCGAGGGTTAACCCACCAGATGTCGAGCGGGGGGGCAGCGGGGGCGAGCGGGGGGCAGCGGGGGGCGGGCCCCCGGGGGGTCAGTCCTCGAGGCGGGTGTGGATGCCGTGGAAGTGGCTCTTCATCGAGCGGGCGAAGGCCTCGGGGTCGCCGGTCCGCAGGGTGTCGAGCAGGTCGCGGTGCCAGCCGACCGCGTCCGCCGGGGTGTAGCGGGCGCCCGGCAGGCGGGAGTCGACGTCGGCGAAGGTCCGCCAGAACACGCTCAGCAGGTCGATCACCAGCGCGTTGCCGAGCGGCTCGTACAGGGCGCGGTGGAAGGCCCAGTCCTCGTCCGGGAAGTACTCGCCGGCCGCGGCCTTGGCCTCCATCCGCTCGACGATCTCGTCCAGCGACTCGGAGCCGTGGGTGCCGAAGTGCGCGACCACGTCCTCGGCCAGGCCGACCTCGATCGCCTGCCGGACCTCCAGCACGTTCTGCACGTCGCGCAGGTCGCCGGCCATCGACTGCGACATCCGGAACGCGAGCCCGTCCTCCAGCGCGCCGAGCGTCACCGCGCCGACGTACGTGCCGTGGCCGTGCCGGATCTCGATGATGCCGACCGCCTGCAACGCCTTCATCGCCTCCCGCAGCGGGTGCCGGCCGACCCCGAGCTGAGCCATCAGCTCCTGCTCGTTGGGCAGCGGGTCACCCGCCTTCAGGCCGCGTTCCAGAATGAAGGACTTCATCCGGTCACGGATGAAGGACTGGTTGTCCGCGGCCCCTCGCGCGCGGCTCAGTCCACCGGTCGTCACGCCCCCAGCCTCCTTCGATCGGACCGCTCAGTCTACGGTCAGAGCAGGCCGTCGCGATCCAGCAGGACGCGGATCGCGGCGATCTCCTCGTCGGACAGCGGAATCGACGGGAACGCCGTGTACGGGCAGTCGATCACCCCGCGCAGGAACAACCCGGCCTTGAACGCCCCGAGCGCGGACGAGCTCGCCCCCATCCGGGTCCGGTCGGGCACGTCGATGATCTCGAACAGCTGGAACAACCGGTCCTGCTCCTTGCGCGCCGTGGCCTGGTCACCGGCCTGGACCGCGTCGAAGATCCGCACGTACCCGGCGGGGTCGACGTTGCCGAGACCCGGGACCACGCCGTCGACGCCGAAGCCGAGCGCGCAGTCGACGGTCACCTCGGACCCGGTCATGATCGCGAAGTCCGGCAGCTCCGCGTCGACCCGGTCCAGGACCAGCC encodes the following:
- a CDS encoding DNA repair helicase XPB, encoding MTDGPLIVQSDKTLLLETAHPDAGECRKAIAPFAELERAPEHVHTYRLTPLGLWNARAAGHDAEQVIDVLLRYSRYPVPHSLLVDIAETLDRYGRLRLEKHPQHGLILVSTDRPVLEEVLRSAKIKPLVGARLDEDTVIVHPSERGHLKQTLLKLGWPAEDLAGYVDGEAHKIELAKNGWELRPYQQQATDAFWHGGSGVVVLPCGAGKTIVGAAAMAEASATTLILVTNTVSARQWKDELLRRTSLTEDEIGEYSGARKEIRPVTIATYQVMTTRRKGVYTHLELFDARDWGLILYDEVHLLPAPIFRMTADLQTRRRLGLTATLVREDGREGDVFSLIGPKRYDAPWKDIEAQGWIAPADCVEVRVDLEQSERFVYATAEPEDRYRLAASTPAKSKLVRRIAEHHAGEPLLVIGQYIDQLDELGERLECPVIKGETTVKERQRLFDAFRSGEINRLVVSKVANFSIDLPEASVAIQVSGTFGSRQEEAQRLGRVLRPKGDGRTARFYSIVARDTVDAEFAAHRQRFLAEQGYAYTIVDAENLFA
- a CDS encoding FadR/GntR family transcriptional regulator, with the translated sequence MTTGGLSRARGAADNQSFIRDRMKSFILERGLKAGDPLPNEQELMAQLGVGRHPLREAMKALQAVGIIEIRHGHGTYVGAVTLGALEDGLAFRMSQSMAGDLRDVQNVLEVRQAIEVGLAEDVVAHFGTHGSESLDEIVERMEAKAAAGEYFPDEDWAFHRALYEPLGNALVIDLLSVFWRTFADVDSRLPGARYTPADAVGWHRDLLDTLRTGDPEAFARSMKSHFHGIHTRLED